The genomic region TTCACAACACGCAAGAGATAACAAAgatctattaactacttcagtttgccCATCAGTTTGAGGATGACAAGTAGTATAGATTTTCAACTTTGTTCCAAGTTTAGACCATAATGTTTTCCAGAAATGACTAAGAAACATAGTATCCCTATCGACCTATTGATCTAGGCATGCCATGCAAACGAACAACTTCTCTAAAGAAAAGAGCAGCAACCATCAAAGCATCATCAGTCTTGTGACATggaatgaaatgtgccattttttgAGAACCTATCAACATCTACAAAGATAGAATCTCTGTCCTTTCTAGTTCTAAGCAATCAAGCACAAAATCCATTGATATATCAATCCCTGGAGGATCAGGAATGGGAAGGGAGTATACAAACCTCAGGCCGAGCTTTGGCTTGGCTTGGTGCAAGTCCCACATCTCGGCAAactctctccacatctcttctAATGGTCGGCCAGTAGAAATGCTCTTTCAATGGGCCAGTGTTTTGGCAACTCTAAATGTCCCATCAATCCTCCTCCATGTGCTTCCCTAACATTCAACTCTCTCGAAGAACAGTGAGGTAGACAAAGTCGATTTTCATAAAAAAGAAAACCATCAACTTGATAAAACTTCCCACTGGTATGTTTCTtacttttcttcttcaaattgaactttaaaatcTTGATCATCTTCATAATAAGACTTTATTTGTTCAAAATCCAGCAACTTAGCTTCAATAGAAATGAAAGAGTGTACCTTCGGGACAGTGCATCAGCCACATGTTTTCTTTACCTTTCTTATAGTGGATCACATAAGGAAAGGTCTCTAAGAACTCTACCCATCTGGCGTGTCTCTTGTTGAGCTTGTGCTGTCCCTTCAAGTGTTTCAAggactcatgatcagtgtgtaTAACAAACTCCTTTGGGCCAGAGATAGTGCTGCCAAGTTTGGAGTGCTCTAATCAAAGCATAGAGTTTCCTGTCATAGGTTGGGTATTTCCGCATTGTTCCACTTAGCTTCTCACTGAATATGCTAttggtctcttctcctgcatcagCACAGCTCCAATACCTacaccagaagcatcacattcaatttcaaaggtCTTAACAATTTggaaaaactaataaaagaGCATTAGTCAACTTCCCTTTTAGGTTTTGGAAAGCATCCTTTTCTGCTTTTTTCCCACTTGAAGCCCACATTCTTCTTGATAACCTCAGTGAGTGGTGGCAGCTATGGTGCTAAAGTCCTCACAAATTTTCTGTAAAAGCCGGCAGGCCATGGAAACTTCTCACCTCGCCCTAGGACTAGGCCAATCTTGGATAGCTTTAACCTTCTCCTGCCACTCAGATTCCCTGGGCTgttacaacaaaacctaaaaacatAAAGTGATCTATTCCAAAAGTACATTTCTTAAAGTTAGCAAACAAGAACTCTTTCCTAAGCGCTTATAAAGCAGATCTCAAGTGATGCACATACACAGTCATGTTCTTGCTGTAGAtcaaaatatcatcaaaataaCACCACAAAAGTGCCCAATAAATGACCTCAAACATGGTTCATCAgcctcatgaatgtactaggtgcattggtaAGCCTAAATAgcataactaaccattcatacaTCCATACTAAATTTTGAAAGtagttttccactcatcaccttctttcatcctaatttgGTGATAACCACTTTTCAAATCTACTttaaaaaacacacaagaaccatATAATTctcatctaacatatcatcaagtctaggaTAGGATGTTTATACTTTCaagtgatgttgttgatggttCTTCAATctacacacatgcgccagcttccatctttATTTGGCACCAGAGTACTGGTACTGTGCATGGACTCAGCTTTCTCGGATGTGACCTTTCTAAATGATTCATCCACTGCCTCTGAAgttcttttgtttcttcaggGTTGGTTCTATAGGCAGGGCGGTTCGGAAGAGAGTCTCCAGGGACCAAATCTATTTGGTGTTCAATACCACGCACGGGAGGCAGTCCTTTTGGGCTCTCATCTGAAAGACATCACCATAATCCTGCAAAAGAAACTCAAGTTCACTCGGTAGAGCCGGTGGCAGGTTAGAAGAAGACATTAGTGCAcctttaaaaaacaaataagagcATAGATTGTTGAAGACGCAAAGCTTTCTTATTCTCACTGTTTTGGCTAAGAATGAGCTCCTCCTTTTGCTTATCAGCTGGTTTCTCTTTGGATTCCTGTCGCCTGAGTTTGAGTGAAGCTGATCTTCATGTAACCTCTTGTGGAGACAAGGGAGCCAGCACAATCTTCTTGTCCTGTGGGTGAAGGAATGACGGTTTGTGAACCCATCATGTATGACTCTTTTATCATACTACCAAGGTCTTCCCAACAAGATATGCTGGAATCCATGGGCagtacaatcaacacacaatcTCATCTTGGTATCTCCCCAATGTTTATAGGAACCATTACTTGATTAGTAACCTTCAGCTCGACTTCCTTATTCAACCATTGAACAAGatatggtttaggatgcttcCTTGTTTTCAATCCAAGCTTTTCTACAAGAGATTCACTAGCACAAGTGCACCTTCCACCATCTTAACAATCAAACTGCATACTTTATCATAAACGCTCAACGAGTATGGAAAATATTCTCCCTTTGATCATCTTCATCTGGCTTGGATTGGACTGTCAATGACCTCCTTGTTACCGGTAGTTCTCCACGAACTGGATAATCTATGGCTTCTTCATCAGATACATCagcttttctcttcttctgataTCACCTCGCCACTGTCCAGTATGATCATAACTTTTTTGTTGGTGCAATCACTCGCATAGTGTCCCATACCGTTACacttgaaacacttaacatctctagatcTGGTAGATGTTGCCTTCATTTATCCCTCACGCTCTCCTTTGGTTTCACAAAAGACTTATCATCCTTGGTAGTAGACGACTTGTATTTGTTTCCATAAGACCCTTCGGCTGAGGATTTTCTCTTTAGTTGCTGCTCAATGTGGATGTCATTGTGGAGTAGCTCATAGATGTCCTCATACTCCTGCATCTCTAAGCGGTCCTGGATGTCTCTGTTTAGCCCAGCCTGAAATCGAGCCATAGTGGCTTCAGATGCTTCTTCAACAGCTGCTTTGATCATGAGTATTTCCATCTCTTGGTAGAAGTCCTCCACACCTTTGGTTCCTTGGGTAAGCCTCCTGATTTTTTGATACACCTCTCTACCATAGTAACTTCAGTACAAGAAAACATGAGATTAAAGACGGCGGTATTCTCGTGAGTTCGTCGTcaaagaggctttacgaggaattagcgaggaaacacgtttcgtcgttaattcgtcgtaacttagcgaggaaaacaTTTTcatcgtaaagacgaagtacatcatttcgtcgtaaagaccacataatcattccacgtaaggaggtcgctatatttcatcgtaaatacctcgaaagcaGTTCCTCGTAAATTACACGTAAATATCTTGAAAGTATTTCCTTGTAaaatacacgtaaatacctcgaaagtatttcctcgtaaaatactcgtttaaccTTCATCGTCATTTCTTCGTTAACTTTCCACGTAAATAAGTTGTaatttagctacgaatttacttcttttttttatttacagaatttaaaaatataattaaataataattaaaataatttaatttattaataaaattataatttaaaataaaaatgaatacaaaaatattttatatataaataagttttgaatttataatacaaccccaaaaaaaaaaagaactaggtcgttcatcgcctggtagaattcctcactcctcctcgcaacatccgcctcgttatgtaatGGGGAGTAAGCATGTTTCTTTCGAAGGccctgcaaaaaaaattaatatttgaagttaacatcaacagtattaacaaattctataattaactatttctataaatctagctaaattccctacattaaccacctaatcaacactaattaacaaAATAGAGAGGGAGTGGAGAGGAAGTTGAGACGAAATGAAAGTGTGAGCGCTCGCGAGTATATAAGAGATTAGAtatcctcgtaatttcctcgtaaattacgaggaattacaaaggcccgcgtttgtttcctcgtaaagcccacgttaaattacgaggaaatagcaagggccgttttttattttacaaggaaatagcaaggcccgcgtttttcggttacgaggtctttacgacgatttctgcttacgtggaattaacgagttccgcgttctttattttttaatttcgtcgttatttcctcgttattttacgaggaaattacgacgattattttaaatccctaaaatccgaaaccccaaaccccatcttccttatcttctacttcatatattccaaacctccaaccatcttccctttaacctcaatctattctttccattccaaaccccaaattctaaaccacaattccttaacttataatctcaatctcttatttctaatacaaactctcccattaccttacacaaaatcaaattatataaatagtttttcgtgattaaatccatcaaatcacatgCATTAAGTCTGAAAATAAATCttgttaaaaacaaatacatcaatcggatacatcgacattctcgtcatcactagaaacatcatcattttcattaaaactcgtcttcaacagcttcgtccgtGGCAACGTctgtaagatcttcgtactcatgattatgtggatcaatgagaaggatgtcatcaatttcttgttcaggttcctcgacttcatttatctgttcttcttgcaatggtggttcttctccactgatgattcgtccacgaggtgtaactttgatcacggctaacaaATTTATTCCTgattctctcatccgagggtatggaaggaagctaacttggtctgcttgtaaAGCTAGGTTGCCggaaaaaaaacgtgttacaactacaaagttggtggattcaaaatttcctcgctaagtagacgtaaaatatttcctcgtaaagtacacgctacatttacgtcgagtttacgaggaaagcgtatttcctcgtaaagccaCGTAacattacatcgactttacgacgaaatgatttcgtcgttattttacgaggaaataacgttgattttatatttcctcgtaagttcctcgtaaagtcgacgaaatttacgaggattagttttcctcgttaagtTTTCTTCTCgctaaacttgtgttttcttgtagtgcttggAACAAAACTCCATGAGTGTCTTTAGCTCAAACCAAGAGGCAACTTGTGGTTCTCAGTCCTTCTCCTAATAGTAACAATCTGATCCCACCAGTGCAAGGCATAACCATTGAACTCCGTCACAGCAAGCCTCACCTTCTTTGATTCTGAGTAGTTCTGGCAGTCAAACACAAGCTCAATCTTCTTTTCTCAATCAAGGTATCATCTGGTTTGTTGGTTCCACTGAAGATAGGTATCTGAAGCTTGAGGTTTCCAAGATTATCATCATGTCTGTCCCTTGGTGCCCGACGTGTAGCGGTTCTGGTTTGGGAGGCCTCGACCTGACCTTGCAGATCTTACTGaccgttcttcttcttcagtgctACGACCATAGGAGGTATCTGGATCCTCATGTTCTCCAACCACTGCAAGTCGCTTGCCTTTTCTCTTTTCCCTAGCTACTCTCCTAACCTGTGAAGAAGTTCCAATACATTGTTAGTAGGACGAGTGGCTCCAACAAATTCAAGCTTTTTATCCATCTCTTTCATAACAGTAGCTAATAAGGCTTCAATCTGTGCTTTGTCCAATCTAGCCACTGGTCTCTCGTCTCGTTCCTGCTCGCTTTCATACATGATTTCCTGTAAAAGACTCAACAAGAGAAGTAAGTACACAAAAGATATAGCCGAAGCCTCACTTAGTGTTTCTCTCAAGTGTTTCGctcaatgatttttttctttttttctgtgtATTTCTCAGTGATTCCAGGAGTTCAATGATCAGACAAACAACTCAAAACCAGAGAAGTAAAATCCCCAAAACCCCCAAGAAATAGATAGACAGATTGCAAGATTTTTGTTTGCAATGAGCTTTACCACGAGAGACTGGATTTCTTTTCAGTCTGGTTGGATTCCTCTTCAGCTTTTTGATACTTTGatcgtttctattttttttaaaaaaaaaaaactggttgGCCCCCTTGCAGATACAACAGATAGGATGAAGAGAGAACTGCcaagaaaacagagaaaataggttcccaaaacaaaaacaaaaagatgaatCGAGAAACCCCTTTGATCAGACGCCCTCaagctgctctgataccacttaatagATTCCTGGTTAAGGAACAACCCTAGGATGCTCTTGAGGGTCGATCTTGTGATGATTTGGTGGTGATAGATCAGGTTACTAACACTGATGGGTTGATGATCGATTATAGATTGATAAAAGGGGAAATATGGTCGATGGTAGAGATGGTTTCAGTGGTGATCTGCGGAAGGATCAGATACTGGTTTGATTGATCTTAGTCCGTGAGAGGCAGCCCCACTAGTGAACAAGATCGAGGCTTTAAGGAAGATCACTCTTCTAGCCAAATTTGATGTCCAACAATTGAACAAAGGAATCACGAGTTTGTAAGAGATTTTGATAACAAAAGTGATTGATTTTATTCCGAAACTTGCAATGAGTTTTATGTAGAAAGAAAGGAATACAAAGCACTCTAAGAACTTGTAGAAATcaaaaataacttatataaaACTAGGTAATCTTGAAGACCGAACAATTGAACAACTTCATGGCTTCTTTGACTTGGTTTTCTTCAGATGTCGAGATTGGTTTGGTATAAACCAATCCGATAATTGCTTCCTTCAATTTTCTTGTCTTTGATCTGGTTATTCATTAGAGAAAGATAATGGGTCTTGGTCATGTGTAGAATGAGTTGAGAAAGTTATGTCTGATCCATACTTGAGATTCATCTCGTCCAGGTCTATCTCGTTCAAGTGAAGTGTTCAGCTCGTCCAGCTCCTCTTCAGTGCCACTCTCCTCTAGCTGGTTCAGCTCCTTCTCTGCAAGATCAGCTATTGGTTCATCCATGCTCATATCAAAAACGgtggattttaaatgagtttttgaaattcatgttttaataactgtggatttgtcattttaatataaatcaccTAAAATTCTGAGTTCAATACACCCCCTTAGTATTGTTGAAATCTGGTAAAAAGTCTTCTCGCATACTCGTAAGACTTtacatttattttcatttgatcaTGGGTTTAACCTTGTGTCTATTTTGCTGGGTTTGATgagtatttaattattttattaaatggcagaatttaatagaattaaaaaaaattctgtcAGTTTACTAGAATTAAAATGAAGACGTTTTTTTCTATTGGCATATGCTCTTGATTGTGTGACTTGGGCTGGTTTAATGCTTTGACTTcgttaaatataaatattttctttaattatcAAGAATGACTTAACGTTTTTGATTTCTTGTGTCAGTCTTTCAGATTTTTGGGAAAACTTAATTTAGTTATTCAGCATATGTCTGAccatgagaagaaaaaaagaaattcaaattccAAGTACGGTGGGTACCATAGTATTGATGGAAATGAATTTTGTGAGTCAACGCCGCAAACTAATTTTGGGAGAAGTCTGCTACATATAAATCGTTTGCCACAGGAAATAGAATTGTTGTTGATATTGTTCAAAACATTCTTATTCCGTCAATGCTTTAACGTGAGTAGTAGAAAGattgacacaaaaaaaaatgaaaaatcttaTATCAATGTGACTGAAAATAGCATGTCTATTGTAGTTTATAAAGTCAATATGGTTTAAAATAACGAAAGAGAATGGTGGTTTTGATGCCACAAACAATATCATGATATGCATATttgcaacaaaaacaaaaatgtgtTTGGAAAAATAATCCAAAACATACAAGTTAAATTTTACAAATCAACATGAGAGAACTATGAAAATAGTTGTATGTaaaatgttaattaatattataattgttGACTATTAGTTTATATAGTTGTGCTTAAGTTTAAAGTATATGGTTTgaggtttttaaaataaaattgagaTTAAGTTAAAATTaggataaatattttaaaaaataatttggtaAATTTAGAATTTCTATAATGAACAGGTTTTACTCTAGTACTTAGATTATTTGTAAACATTAGGTTTATGGTATTAGATTGAAGGTTTGAGTATAGTGTTTcagatttaatatttaatattagaatttaagatttataattaaataattaaaataattaaaatgttgaAGTTTAAGATTTTTAGTTAGAGAATAAGGTATATGATTAATTTGGGGTATATGtatatagggtttaggttttgatTGAAAAAATTAGATTGTATTTTGTGGTTTATTATTTGGTGGTTtgattttatttgtaaatatataatttgaaatgttattagTTTGGAGTAGTATATTTTTCTAATaggaatataatttatttaaaatcaagGTTAATGTATTATGATATATGTTGGTATGAGGTATTTGGTTTATGGTTAGGATTAAGATTTAGAATGAAGTATATGATTAAGTTTTAGAATATACtttggattttatttttttaatttatattataagtttgaaaatattagatttatGACTTTATATATAGGTTcaagtttggggtttagggtaaTAAGATTAGAGTGTAAATTTAAGATTTACTGTTTGAAGTTTTGGATTAAATTTtgagattaaaattttaaaataattaaatttttagtttaagtttaatattaaaGTTCTCTTATGAAATGattgaagttttaaaattttgtttagtgtttcccgtttttatataaaaaatacaaaatacaaataaacaaaaaatattttatctccCTCTCCCTTCATTACCAAATTATAACATGTTTAACATTGGTTCTAACATCACAACCGGTTTTAAACTTTTCTTCATGCGTCCTTGAAATCCAACCAATAAAGAGCTTCTCTAGATCCGATTCCATCCCGTCCTCCTACCAATACACCATTCAAACAACTTCATTCAGAGTCGTCGCATATGAAACTGAAAAAACCAAAGACGTGGAACATACTTATGTTGCCTGTAAATCTAAGACAAATACCATACACAGAGAGCTCAAGTTCAGACAGAAACAAACCTTTCAAGGCAAGGAAGCTGGTGAAGATTTTCATGGCTGCTTAAACATACGATGACTCTCTACATGGAGGCTGCGGCGACTGATAAGAAGTATGGTGATCACTGAGACTAAACCACCACCACCCACTAAGAACCGTTGGATCAGAGCTAGCTGAGACGGTTTCTTGCTCTGAGTTGAATGTGTCACAAGTGCAACTATGTTGTCCTTGTCTGTACTCTGCTCCGTAACAGTAGCAAAACTCATGTCCACACCTAAAGAACACAAAGAGAGATCTCAACATTGATATAAGAAACCACAAAGCCAAACACTGTCTCCACCTCTTATACCTAGCCAAGCGATGCAATGTGATATCATCTGGATATCTTTCATCAACCGGAAGAATCTGAAACTCTTCACAACTCATAGAATCATGCCAATGAACACCACAGTCCACACACACTTtcctgcaacaacaacaacagttaAAAAATCAACTCTGaacaaaaaaggaaaagttGGAGTCTTTATCTATTGAATCACTCACAAGCAATCAAAAGAGTCTTAGACTTGGTCATCAAAACTGAAAGTAGAGGAATTTAAGGCCTAATTTGAGATACCTAATTGACGACCTAGTCACACAAACACATGAATGAATATAGAAGAACGGAGAGAAAGGAACAGAGGTAAAATCTACAGATCAAACCTTCAATGGAGTCTGAACACCCAAACCAATGTTCTTCCAGAAACGGTTTCCACCTTTAACAAGTCTCTTTCCTTTCCCAGATTTCTTCTAGCTGAAACACACACATAATCATCATCATAAGGACCAATTCATAAGCAAAACGATAAAGATTCATTCTTCTTACCTTAGGAAGACCTTGGGTTGCTTAAGAAAAGCTTTCCCAGTCTGCAAGAGAGAGACGAGGATTTCAGCCATGACTACTGGTTGCCTCTGCTGCATCCGTCTCTCCTTTATCGAATCAGGGGACTTGGAATCTGAGGAGACGCATGAAGGACTGAAATTGAGGGGTTTGCGAGGTCTTGCAGAGATGATTATGAGACGTAATCGTCGTTCAAGGAGAGATCGAGGTTTAGGGCTTGGTGGAGACGACGATGATTGAGTTACAGAGTGCAAAATGGAGGAGTTTGGGAAAGACGAGATCCAGTGGCTTATTCGATTGGGATGaataagaaggaaaaaaaaaaacccgaagAAGAAGGATAGATGAAAAGATGCTTGAAGTAACcaatgaagaagaaaacaaagagagcaAGGCTCCGACCGATGACCTTTTCGGGAACACGAGGAACGAATAGAAAAGAAACGTATAggaataaaattacaaaaatgaaaggAATGcttgttccttatcaaatttaacaaggaatgcttgttctatatttctctacaaaaaaaaataatgaagagGAA from Brassica napus cultivar Da-Ae chromosome C5 unlocalized genomic scaffold, Da-Ae chrC05_Random_19, whole genome shotgun sequence harbors:
- the LOC125594811 gene encoding uncharacterized protein LOC125594811, whose amino-acid sequence is MDEPIADLAEKELNQLEESGTEEELDELNTSLERDRPGRDESQEIMYESEQERDERPVARLDKAQIEALLATVMKEMDKKLEFVRRVAREKRKGKRLAVVGEHEDPDTSYGRSTEEEERYYGREVYQKIRRLTQGTKGVEDFYQEMEILMIKAAVEEASEATMARFQAGLNRDIQDRLEMQEYEDIYELLHNDIHIEQQLKRKSSAEGSYGNKYKSSTTKDDKSFVKPKESVRDK